One window from the genome of Nicotiana tomentosiformis chromosome 5, ASM39032v3, whole genome shotgun sequence encodes:
- the LOC117278445 gene encoding zinc finger BED domain-containing protein RICESLEEPER 2-like, with the protein MAHILNLIVQDGLKEIDLSVKGVRQAVRYVRSSPQRTLKFRECCAHQEVECSKTLCLDVPTRWNSTYLMLETVQNFEKAFDKFHLFDDRFSTHLFTHVCEDENVAGPFVCDDWVNDIYELDSHLKVCLASDDTNLSKMTGKMKEKFKKYLDEPEKMNKMIFIASVLDPHNKLEYVGFALEEMFGEGPGKKLTAEVDAYLNSLFGEYQKIYSKGCYLQPYPSKSTSSDDTSEPYSGNVRTKSVRTKQLLKRQKEDSGSVGAKSELERYIGEGQESLSDDSYDFKILDW; encoded by the exons ATGGCTCACATACTTAATCTAATTGTGCAAGATGGTTTGAAGGAAATTGATCTTTCTGTAAAAGGTGTTAGACAAGCAGTGAGGTATGTGAGATCATCTCCGCAAAGGACCTTAAAGTTTAGGGAATGTTGTGCACATCAAGAGGTAGAATGTAGCaaaacattgtgtttggatgttccTACAAGATGGAATTCCACCTACTTGATGTTGGAAACGGTACAAAACTTTGAGAAGGCCTTTGACAAGTTTCATCTTTTTGATGATAGATTTTCTACTCATCTTTTTACACATGTTTGTGAAGATGAAAATGTTGCAGGTCCATTTGTATGTGATGATTGGGTGAAT GATATATATGAGCTTGATAGTCATTTGAAAGTTTGTTTAGCTAGTGATGATACTAATTTGAGTAAGATGACAGGGAAGATGaaagaaaagtttaaaaaatatttggatGAACCGGAAAAGATGAATAAAATGATATTCATTGCTTCTGTATTAGATCCTCATAACAAATTAGAGTATGTTGGTTTTGCACTTGAGGAAATGTTCGGGGAAGGACCAGGGAAGAAATTAACTGCCGAAGTGGATGCTTATTTGAATTCTTTGTTTGGGGAGTATCAAAAAATATATTCCAAAGGATGTTATCTTCAACCATATCCGTCTAAATCTACTTCATCTGATGACACATCTGAGCCATATAGTGGGAATGTGAGAACAAAATCTGTGAGAACAAAGCAATTGTTGAAAAGGCAAAAGGAAGACTCCGGAAGTGTAGGTGCTAAATCTGAGTTGGAAAGATATATTGGTGAAGGACAAGAGTCATTGTCTGATGATTcttatgactttaaaatcttagATTGGTGA
- the LOC138891988 gene encoding uncharacterized protein: MSPPSMPPRPSMPALQSYNFFKVPPLSSSLQYYSMPSHGGSTSTTINFIATPHFPASSLRDPASQFGGSPPIASPSHHSSQYGGSSFLPHISPTQLSSPSSSTPSVCNLDIGGSHGTASPSTNTSAVAGTVRQCTGGTVQYDHLHRLIIVPHGDGFLPSFQAAHMAMKSMKQYFHEPWNSWRQIPYHIRMNMWQRFKVRCVWKPTLKNLVNENFEKKAQKRITDSYHVARKGGNMPDWIREDVWNQLLAKWNTPKWKKKSEQTKLNRVLLRVEHYILEVLLVF; this comes from the exons ATGAGCCCTCCTTCTATGCCTCCTCGTCCTTCCATGCCAGCTTTACAGTCATATAACTTTTTCAAAGTCCCTCCCCTATCTAGCTCGCTTCAGTATTACTCCATGCCTTCTCATGGTGGCTCAACTTCGACCACTATTAATTTTATAGCCACGCCTCATTTTCCAGCTTCTTCCCTTCGTGATCCTGCTAGTCAGTTCGGTGGCTCACCACCGATTGCATCCCCAAGCCATCATAGTAGCCAGTATGGTGGTTCATCTTTTCTGCCTCATATATCGCCCACTCAATTATCATCTCCATCATCATCCACTCCAAGTGTATGTAACTTGGATATTGGAGGCTCTCACGGAACTGCATCCCCATCTACCAATACTTCTGCAGTTGCCGGTACCGTGAGACAATGTACTGGAGGGACTGTACAGTACGATCATCTTCATCGGCTGATTATCGTTCCCCATGGCGACGG ATTTTTGCCATCCTTTCAGGCCGCGCATATGGCGATGAAATCTATGAAGCAATATTTTCACGAGCCGTGGAATTCCTGGAGACAGATACCGTACCATATCAGAATGAATATGTGGCAACGATTTAAg GTTAGGTGCGTATGGAAGCCAACACTTAAAAATCTGGTGAATGAGAACTTCGAGAAGAAAGCACAGAAACGGATAACAGATTCATATCATGTTGCTAGGAAAGGTGGCAACATGCCTGATTGGATACGTGAAGATGTCTGGAATCAGCTCTTGGCGAAGTGGAACACCCCTAAGTGGAAGAAGAAGAGTGAACAGACAAAGTTAAACAGAGTTTTACTAAGGGTGGAGCATTACATACTAGAGGTTCTATTAGTTTTCTAG
- the LOC138891987 gene encoding MAR-binding filament-like protein 1-1 translates to MANDPNPQVQKKLDQIEQLQAEVDKVKAEAEEWKKNMNRLASKKETSREQLDSTEVQLRDAKEKTLVQAKKIEELQSQLSSAISSQENLAKELEVAKSEIVVVKAEADERVAQHKVDAEVAQDQVRNLVEHMKWQSRREALEGVRAQGFDLLAEIENANVSEAMARKLAYPKEEDSEGSEDSDDPEGSGDPKGDEAAPDKD, encoded by the coding sequence ATGGCTAATGACCCGAACCCCCAGGTTCAAAAGAAACTTGACCAGATCGAGCAGCTCCAGGCGGAGGTGGACAAGGTGAAAGCTGAGGCTGAAGAATGGAAGAAAAACATGAACCGCCTGGCCTCGAAAAAGGAGACTTCCCGAGAACAACTGGATTCGACTGAGGTCCAGCTTCGGGATGCAAAAGAAAAGACCTTGGTACAGGCAAAAAAGATCGAGGAGCTCCAGTCTCAACTGAGCTCGGCGATCTCTAGCCAAGAAAATCTAGCCAAGGAACTTGAGGTGGCCAAGTCGGAGATTGTTGTGGTTAAGGCCGAGGCTGATGAAAGGGTGGCCCAGCATAAGGTCGATGCCGAGGTGGCTCAGGATCAAGTGAGAAACTTGGTGGAGCATATGAAGTGGCAATcgcgaagggaggccctcgagggagtTCGAGCTCAGGGTTTTGACCTGTTAGCCGAAATCGAGAATGCCAATGTATCCGAAGCCATGGCCAGGAAGCTAGCTTATCCCAAAGAGGAGGATTCCGAGGGATCTGAAGATTCGGATGATCCCGAAGGTAGCGGAGATCCCAAAGGTGATGAAGCGGCCCCCGACAAAGACTAG